The nucleotide sequence ATGGTTCGATCCTTCAATTCACGTTGGTGGTGGATACGCTTTCTTAGGTAAAGCATCTTCTGGAAACGTTAACGGAGGTATTGGAGTTACTTTCTGGTTCTCTGAAAATATTGGTTTAAACCTTTCTTCTACATACAAACATCAATTGGAAGATGATGATGTATTAAGAGCACAAGATGTTTCTGTTCCAACACATTTACAACACGTAGCCGGAGTTACTTTCCGTTTTGGTGGAAAAGATACTGATGGTGATGGTATTTTAGATAAATACGACGAGTGCCTTGAATTATTTGGTTTAAAAGAATTCAACGGTTGCCCTGATTCTGATGAAGATGGTATCCCTGATCATTTAGACCAATGTCCGTTCGAAGCAGGTGATGCAGCTATGCAAGGTTGTCCTGATTCTGACGGTGATGGTATTCCTAATCACGTAGATGCTTGTCCGGAAGAACCAGGATTAAAAGAATTCAATGGATGTCCTGATACAGACGGTGATGGAATCGCTGATAAAGATGATGAATGTCCGGAAGAAGCAGGTCCAAAAGAAAACAACGGTTGTCCTTGGCCAGATACTGATGGTGACGGAGTTTTCGATAAAGATGATGAGTGTGTAGATGTTGCAGGTCCTGCATCTAACAAAGGATGTCCTGAAGTGAAAGAAGAGCATATCAAACAATTGAATGAGTACGGAAAAACAATCTTATTCAACACTGGTAAATCAACTTTCCAAGAACAATCATTCGCGGTATTAGACAATATGGCTAAAGTAATGAACCAGTTCCCTAATGCTAAATTTGCAATCGAAGGTCACACAGATTCAACAGGTTCTGATAAAATTAACAACCCTCTATCAAACGACCGTGCAAACGCAGTAAGAGATTACTTGATTTCTAAAGGAATTTCTGCTAGCCGCTTAACTGCTGAAGGTTTTGGTTCTAAAAATCCAATAGACGACAACAAAACTGCTGCAGGACGCGCTAACAACCGTCGTACAGAAATTAAATTAATCAAATAATTTGATTAAAATATCACAAGAAAACGTCCCAAAATTCGGGACGTTTTTTTATTTTTATACAATGGAAACCATTACTTTTTTAGATAAGCTTGCACTACAAATTGTAACAAATCACAATTTTGATTTTTCATCAATTACTATTATTTTACCCAATAAACGTGCTCGTTTGTTTTTATTGGAATCATTTAAAAAGATTTCCGACAAAACATTCTTTGCTCCTGAAATTATTAGTATTGAAGACTTAATAACATCTATTTCAAAAGTAAACGTCTTAACAAACATAGAATTGCTTTTTGAATTTTATGAAGTTTATAAAAAAATCACCCCAAAAACAGAACAGCAAGATTTTGAACAATTTAGCAATTGGGCAAAAATGTTGTTGCAAGATTTTAATGAGATTGATCGTTACCTATTAAAACCTCAACACGTTTTTAATTATCTAAAAGATATCGATGACATTAACCATTGGTCTGTAAAAACCGAAGATCGCAGTACTTTGATAGAAAATTATATTACCTTTTGGAATCAATTACCTGTTTATTACAACCAACTAACCAAACATTTAACTGCAAATGGCACGGGCTATCAAGGAATGGCTTATCGAAAAGCAGTGGAACAATTAGATGTTTTTATTGATTTAAACCACGATAAATTATATTATTTTGCAGGTTTCAACGCATTAAATCAGGCAGAAGAACAAATTATACAAAAATTACTAAAAAATAATCAGGCAAAAATTTTCTGGGATACCGATGACGTTTTTTTAAACGATACAGATCACGGTGCGGGTTATTTTGCTAGAAAAATCAAGCAAAACTGGTCGTATTACAAAACGCATCCTTATGAATGGATTGTTGATGAATTTAAACAATCAAAAAATATCAACATTATTAGCACGCCAAAATCAATTGGCCAGGCAAAAATTGTAGGAACGGTTATTGAAGAATTGCAACATACAAATAAAAATCTTCAACAAACAGCTATTGTTTTATCCGAAGAAAACTTGTTAATTCCGGTATTGTACGCGTTGCCAAATACCGTTTCGTCGTTAAATGTAACAATGAATTACGACAGCACATCAAATCCGGTGCAGTTATTTTTTGCAAAATGGTTTAAAATGCACGCAAATGCTTTAAACCGTGGAAAAAGCAAAGCGGTATTCTACCATAAGGAGGTACTGGATGTTTTATCGCATCCGTTAATTGAAAATCTGGCTCAAACAAAAGAAATTGTATCTGAAATCAATAAAAGGAATTTATCTTTTTTTAGCCTTGAAAAGTTAGACTTTTTTACGTTAAAAAATGAGTTTTTAAGGTTGATTACCGAATCATGGGATAGTGATGTGCTAAAAATTATTGAAAGAATAGAGCAAATCACTTTCTTAATTCGGGATAGTCTTCGTGAAAACAACGATGCTGTTTCACTGACTTTTTTATATACTTTCCACCAGGTAATGAATCAGATTAAGAACTATCAATTAAAATATAATGTGATTGATACTGTTCAACAATTACAAATAATTTATAAACAGGTTGCCGATATTGCCGAGGTTTCGTTTGAAGGTGAACCATTAGAAGGGTTACAGGTTATGGGTGTTTTAGAAAGTAGGGTGTTAGATTTTGACAATGTTATTGTAACGTCGTTAAACGAAGGAAAGTTTCCTGCCGGAAAGTCTAACAACTCGTTCATTCCTTACGATGTTAAATTAGAATTAGGATTACCCACTTTTAAAGAAAAAGATGCAATTTACACCTACCACTTCTATCATTTATTATTGCGTGCCAAAAATATTTATTTGCTGTACAATTCAGATTCAGAAGGATTAGATGCTGGCGAAAAAAGCAGATTTATCACGCAGTTGATATTAGATCCGCAAATTCATCATAACATAAAAGTGAATAATTATTTTGCAAAATCGCCCGAAATGATAAATGAACCACTTGTCATTGAAAAATCAGCATTGTTACAAAACCGCTTAAAAGAAATTGCTTCAGATAAAGGTTTTTCTCCGTCGGCAATTGGCAATTATATGCGTAATCCAATTCAATTCTACATGCAGCGTATTTTGGGTATTCGCGAAGTTGAAGAAGTAGAAGAAAACATTGCCTTAAACACTTTAGGAACCATTATTCACGGTGCTTTAGAACATTTGTACACTCCTTTTATCGGTCAAAAATTAACTATAGAAATGATTGACGAAATGTTGCAAAAATACGAACATACTATTGCCCAGCAGTTTCATTTAAATTATTCTGATAACGCCGATAAACAAGGCAAAAATCTTTTGGCGTTTGAAGTTGCTAAACGCAATATTCATCTTTTCTTAGTATTAGAAAAAGAATTGTTACAAGCCGGTGATGTTGTTGAAATTATTGGCTTGGAACAAAATTTAGAAACCGTTTTAAGCGACAATAGGTTGCCTTATTCTGTAAAATTATCAGGTATTGCCGATAGAATTGAGAT is from Flavobacterium dauae and encodes:
- a CDS encoding OmpA family protein, with translation MKQLKVFAAALLLAGTATQAQNADQPWAITVGVNALDGGRSSVATDFADRFGQYFQTDNWSILPSASVLNVSRYLGANVSFGVTGSVNKMKKVVMDANPKNNLIGSDFSGQRTLESADLMYYGIDGQFKYSIGGLIGSKWFDPSIHVGGGYAFLGKASSGNVNGGIGVTFWFSENIGLNLSSTYKHQLEDDDVLRAQDVSVPTHLQHVAGVTFRFGGKDTDGDGILDKYDECLELFGLKEFNGCPDSDEDGIPDHLDQCPFEAGDAAMQGCPDSDGDGIPNHVDACPEEPGLKEFNGCPDTDGDGIADKDDECPEEAGPKENNGCPWPDTDGDGVFDKDDECVDVAGPASNKGCPEVKEEHIKQLNEYGKTILFNTGKSTFQEQSFAVLDNMAKVMNQFPNAKFAIEGHTDSTGSDKINNPLSNDRANAVRDYLISKGISASRLTAEGFGSKNPIDDNKTAAGRANNRRTEIKLIK
- a CDS encoding PD-(D/E)XK nuclease family protein; the encoded protein is METITFLDKLALQIVTNHNFDFSSITIILPNKRARLFLLESFKKISDKTFFAPEIISIEDLITSISKVNVLTNIELLFEFYEVYKKITPKTEQQDFEQFSNWAKMLLQDFNEIDRYLLKPQHVFNYLKDIDDINHWSVKTEDRSTLIENYITFWNQLPVYYNQLTKHLTANGTGYQGMAYRKAVEQLDVFIDLNHDKLYYFAGFNALNQAEEQIIQKLLKNNQAKIFWDTDDVFLNDTDHGAGYFARKIKQNWSYYKTHPYEWIVDEFKQSKNINIISTPKSIGQAKIVGTVIEELQHTNKNLQQTAIVLSEENLLIPVLYALPNTVSSLNVTMNYDSTSNPVQLFFAKWFKMHANALNRGKSKAVFYHKEVLDVLSHPLIENLAQTKEIVSEINKRNLSFFSLEKLDFFTLKNEFLRLITESWDSDVLKIIERIEQITFLIRDSLRENNDAVSLTFLYTFHQVMNQIKNYQLKYNVIDTVQQLQIIYKQVADIAEVSFEGEPLEGLQVMGVLESRVLDFDNVIVTSLNEGKFPAGKSNNSFIPYDVKLELGLPTFKEKDAIYTYHFYHLLLRAKNIYLLYNSDSEGLDAGEKSRFITQLILDPQIHHNIKVNNYFAKSPEMINEPLVIEKSALLQNRLKEIASDKGFSPSAIGNYMRNPIQFYMQRILGIREVEEVEENIALNTLGTIIHGALEHLYTPFIGQKLTIEMIDEMLQKYEHTIAQQFHLNYSDNADKQGKNLLAFEVAKRNIHLFLVLEKELLQAGDVVEIIGLEQNLETVLSDNRLPYSVKLSGIADRIEIRNGILRIIDYKTGKVDLNQVQIKEINHITTDLKFEKAIQLLLYGLMYQKETNLPIQAGIYSFKNRKSGYLIFGLKEDKTVQEFITNELLLDFKTELIYLLNEILNPAIAFEEKID